A stretch of the Streptomyces sp. NBC_00078 genome encodes the following:
- a CDS encoding VOC family protein — protein sequence MTTDGFTTCLWFDGQAEEAAHFYVSVFKNSSIGRVSHYTEGAMQPAGTVLTVDFTVNGHKFVALNGGPQFKFTEAISFQMFCQNQEEIDHYWTKLTEGGGEPGPCGWLKDRFGVSWQVIPEGLDEMISDPDTAKSSRAMQAMLKMHKLDIAALEKAYKGE from the coding sequence CTGGTTCGACGGCCAGGCCGAGGAGGCCGCGCACTTCTACGTCTCGGTCTTCAAGAACTCCAGCATCGGCAGGGTGTCCCACTACACCGAGGGCGCCATGCAGCCCGCCGGCACGGTGCTGACCGTCGACTTCACGGTCAACGGCCACAAGTTCGTCGCCCTGAACGGCGGCCCCCAGTTCAAGTTCACCGAGGCGATCTCCTTCCAGATGTTCTGCCAGAACCAGGAGGAGATCGACCACTACTGGACCAAGCTCACCGAGGGCGGCGGCGAGCCCGGCCCCTGCGGTTGGCTCAAGGACCGCTTCGGAGTGTCCTGGCAGGTCATCCCTGAGGGCCTCGACGAGATGATCAGCGACCCGGACACGGCGAAGTCGAGCCGTGCGATGCAGGCGATGCTGAAGATGCACAAGCTCGACATCGCCGCCCTGGAGAAGGCCTACAAGGGAGAGTGA